The Phalacrocorax carbo chromosome 21, bPhaCar2.1, whole genome shotgun sequence genome has a window encoding:
- the USP28 gene encoding ubiquitin carboxyl-terminal hydrolase 28 isoform X1, translating into MTAELQAPGGGGGAECQMLLNQLKEITGIQDSAFLHAALKAANGDLMEAVTFLTEEHAQEPAQDAAAAEPSAWEGSAAGKQLPQSVATALAPSNKDDLRAVDAFGPPESPKAQAVEREAAARPQEAHSAESKNRSKRKRCEVWGENPKQNDWRRVGDWPVGMKNIGNTCWFSAVIQSLFQLPEFRRLVLGYSLPQNVLEGCRSRTGKRNVAFMQELQCLFALMLGTRRKFVDPSAALELLRDAFRSAEEQQQDVSEFTHKLLDWLEDAFQLAVDVKSPGDKSENPMVQLFYGTFLTEGVHEVRLRALYRFRHPGNAFSKIEAFGQYPLQVNGYRNLSECLEGAMVEGEMEEATASRSVKYGQERWFTKLPPVLTFELSRFEFNQSLGQPEKIHTRLEFPQTIYMDRYLYCSKELIRMKREEMKRLKEQMAILQQKLERYMKYGSGPARFPLPDMLQYVLEFIATKPAVVVSSAQGSQAALLQSYAEPQVLDVLSQADGALERKATRTEDAAFFSANASPQEESSGPLQPSGSPAAMSERPAPRVVSEEELNLVRTCLQRWRNEIDQDVQDLKESIARINLSVEQMYCDPLLQQVPYRLHAVLVHEGQANAGHYWAYIYDQPRKSWLKYNDISVTESSWEELERDSFGGLKNASAYCLMYISDKVSRVAADKADGSEVGQFQKEVEALPPELRHYIQEDNWRLEREAEEWEEEQSCKIPQMEPSPASESQDLSSESGPDQSSVCEQSVRSLSSEHAMIAKEQTAKAIANTADAYEKNGVEAALCEPGEVEPTKAQPGERALTVQAEQPQDAKETEAAAQTSSQVSEVEIPSVGKIPVRSDADGYNEEVMLSPAMQGVILAIAKARQTFDRDGSEAGLVKAFHEEYSRLYLLAKETPTPQNDARLQHVLIYFLQNNAPQQVVERTLLEQFADKNLSYDERSISIMKVARAKLREIGPDDVDMEEYKRWHEDYSLFRKVSVYLLTGLELYQNGKYQESLTYLVYAYQSNTKLLLKGANRGVNESLIALYRRKCLLKLNEVAASLFVSCEEARVAEGIGILNDLIIPCMHLMNNFEISKEDLDAIEVMRNRWCSYLGREDMDAKLQVKLGELLPRLLDCSTEVIVLKEPPKIRPNSPYDLCSRFAAVMESIHGASTVAVQ; encoded by the exons GAGTGCCAGATGCTTTTAAACCAGCTGAAAGAGATCACCGGAATTCAAGATTCGGCTTTCCTTCATGCGGCTCTAAAG GCCGCTAATGGAGACCTAATGGAAGCAGTCACCTTCCTGACGGAGGAGCACGCCCAGGAGCCGGCCCAGGACGCGGCTGCCGCAGAGCCGTCGGCTTGGGAAGGGAGCGCTGCGGGCAAGCAGCTCCCACAAA GTGTCGCTACTGCACTCGCCCCCAGCAACAAGGACGACCTCCGTGCAGTCGACGCCTTCGGACCACCGGAATCGCCAAAAGCTCAGGCTGTCGAAAGGGAGGCTGCTGCAAG ACCACAGGAAGCGCATTCTGCTGAAAGCAAAAATCGCTCCAAAAGGAAACGCTGCGAAGTCTGGGGAGAGAACCCCAAGCAGAATGACTGGAGGAGAGTGGGCGACTGGCCCGTTGGAATGAAAAACATTGGAAATACGTGTTGGTTTAGCGCTGTCATACAG tctCTGTTCCAGTTGCCGGAATTTCGGAGGCTGGTCCTTGGGTACTCCCTCCCACAAAACGTGCTTGAAGGTTGTCGTAGTCGCACT ggaaaaagaaacgTTGCGTTCATGCAAGAACTTCAGTGTCTGTTTGCTCTCATGCTGGGGACGCGCCGCAAGTTTGTAGACCCTTCCGCCGCGCTGGAACTCTTGAGGGACGCGTTTAGATCCGCTGAAGAACAGCAG CAAGATGTGAGTGAATTTACACACAAGCTACTGGACTGGCTGGAGGATGCGTTCCAGCTTGCTGTCGATGTCAA gaGCCCTGGGGACAAATCCGAGAACCCGATGGTACAACTCTTCTACGGGACGTTCTTGACTGAGGGTGTCCACGAGG TTCGTTTACGGGCCTTGTATCGTTTCCGTCACCCAGGCAACGCTTTTTCCAAGATCGAAGCCTTCGGTCAGTATCCCCTTCAGGTAAATGGTTATCGAAACTTGAGTGAGTGCTTGGAAGGAGCCATGGTGGAGGGAGAGATGGAGGAGGCGACGGCGTCTCGGTCGGTGAAGTATGGACAGGAG CGCTGGTTTACAAAACTCCCGCCGGTACTGACCTTTGAACTCTCCCGATTTGAGTTCAATCAGTCGCTGGGACAGCCAGAGAAAATTCACACCAGGCTAGAGTTTCCCCAGACTATTTATATGGACAG GTACCTCTACTGCAGTAAGGAGCTTATTCGGatgaagagagaagaaatgaagaGGTTGAAGGAGCAAATGGCGAttctgcagcagaagctggaaag GTACATGAAGTACGGCTCTGGCCCAGCCCGCTTTCCGCTGCCCGACATGCTCCAGTATGTTCTCGAATTCATCGCTACAAAGCCAGCTGTAGTTGTTTCTTCTGCTCAGGGCTCTCAGGCAGCGCTCCTGCAGTCCTACGCCGAGCCTCAAGTTCTGGACGTGCTTTCGCAGGCGGATGG CGCGCTAGAAAGGAAGGCTACTAGGACTGAAGACGCAGCTTTCTTCTCGGCAAACGCCTCGCCGCAGGAAGAATCGAGTGGGCCGCTCCAGCCCTCTGGTTCGCCAGCGGCGATGTCTGAACGCCCGGCTCCTCGCGTGGTTTCCGAGGAGGAGCTGAACCTCGTTCGGACGTGCCTGCAGCGATGGAGAAACGAGATCGACCAGGACGTGCAAG ATCTGAAGGAGTCTATTGCCAGAATCAACCTGTCCGTTGAGCAAATGTACTGCGACCCTCTCCTCCAACAG GTTCCCTATCGTCTGCACGCGGTCTTGGTACACGAAGGGCAAGCAAACGCTGGTCACTACTGGGCCTACATATACGACCAGCCTCGAAAAAGCTGGCTCAAATACAACGACATCTCAGTGACGGAATCATCCTGGGAAGAACTGGAGAGAGATTCATTCGGAGGCTTGAAGAACGCCAGTGCCTACTGCCTGATGTACATAAGCGATAAGGTGTCCCGCGTTGCTGCAG ACAAGGCTGATGGCTCAGAGGTTGGGCAGTTTCAGAAGGAGGTCGAAGCCTTGCCCCCAGAGCTGAGACATTACATCCAGGAGGACAACTGGCGACTCGAGCGGGAGGCCGAGGAGTGGGAGGAAGAGCAGTCGTGCAAGATTCCTCAGATGGAGCCTTCACCTGCTTCTGAATCACAGGACCTCTCTTCCGAGTCAGGACCAG ATCAGTCTTCGGTCTGTGAGCAGAGCGTGCGCTCTCTGTCCTCCGAGCACGCCATGATTGCCAAGGAGCAGACCGCCAAGGCCATCGCCAACACCGCCGATGCCTATGAAAAGAACGGCGTCGAGGCAGCTCTCTGCGAG ccTGGGGAGGTAGAGCCAACGAAGGCCCAACCGGGAGAAAGAGCACTTACAGTTCAGGCAGAGCAACCGCAGGACGCTAAGGAAACAGAGGCTGCTGCCCAGACTAGCTCGCAGGTCTCTGAAGTGGAAATCCCCAGTGTGGGGAAGATTCCCGTTAGATCCGATGCAGACGGATATAATGAGGAG GTGATGCTGAGTCCAGCCATGCAAGGTGTCATCCTGGCTATTGCAAAAGCCCGCCAGACCTTTGATCGAGACGGGTCTGAAGCAGGGCTTGTGAAG GCGTTCCACGAGGAGTACTCCCGGCTCTACCTGCTTGCCAAAGAGACCCCGACCCCTCAGAACGACGCCCGGTTGCAGCACGTGCTCATTTACTTCCTGCAAAACAACGCCCCCCAGCAGGTGGTGGAGCGGACCCTTCTCGAGCAGTTTGCGGACAAGAACCTCAGCTACGATGAAAG GTCGATTAGCATTATGAAGGTAGCGCGAGCAAAGCTGAGAGAAATTGGTCCCGACGACGTGGATATGGAGGAGTACAAG AGGTGGCACGAGGACTACAGCCTTTTTCGCAAGGTGTCAGTTTACCTGCTGACGGGGCTGGAGCTGTACCAGAACGGGAA GTACCAGGAGTCGCTCACCTACCTGGTCTACGCCTACCAAAGCAACaccaagctgctgctgaagggagCCAACAGGGGAGTGAACGAGTCGCTGATCGCCCTGTACAGAAGGAAGTGTCTCCTG aaGCTGAACGAGGTGGCGGCGTCTCTGTTCGTAAGCTGTGAAGAAGCTCGTGTGGCAGAGGGCATTGGCATCCTGAACGACCTGATCATCCCCTGCATGCACCTCATGAACAACTTTGAGATCTCCAAAGAGGACCTGGATGCCATCGAGGTCATGAGGAACCGCTGGTGCTCCTATTTGGGACGAGAAGACATGGACG CAAAGCTGCAGGTGAAGCTGGGCGAGTTACTCCCCCGGCTCCTCGACTGCTCCACCGAGGTCATCGTTCTGAAAGAGCCCCCCAAGATCCGGCCCAACTCCCCCTACGACCTCTGCAGCCGCTTTGCAGCCGTGATGGAGTCCATTCACGGGGCCTCGACCGTGGCGGTGCAATAG
- the USP28 gene encoding ubiquitin carboxyl-terminal hydrolase 28 isoform X4, translated as MTAELQAPGGGGGAECQMLLNQLKEITGIQDSAFLHAALKAANGDLMEAVTFLTEEHAQEPAQDAAAAEPSAWEGSAAGKQLPQSVATALAPSNKDDLRAVDAFGPPESPKAQAVEREAAARPQEAHSAESKNRSKRKRCEVWGENPKQNDWRRVGDWPVGMKNIGNTCWFSAVIQSLFQLPEFRRLVLGYSLPQNVLEGCRSRTGKRNVAFMQELQCLFALMLGTRRKFVDPSAALELLRDAFRSAEEQQQDVSEFTHKLLDWLEDAFQLAVDVKSPGDKSENPMVQLFYGTFLTEGVHEVRLRALYRFRHPGNAFSKIEAFGQYPLQVNGYRNLSECLEGAMVEGEMEEATASRSVKYGQERWFTKLPPVLTFELSRFEFNQSLGQPEKIHTRLEFPQTIYMDRYLYCSKELIRMKREEMKRLKEQMAILQQKLERYMKYGSGPARFPLPDMLQYVLEFIATKPAVVVSSAQGSQAALLQSYAEPQVLDVLSQADGALERKATRTEDAAFFSANASPQEESSGPLQPSGSPAAMSERPAPRVVSEEELNLVRTCLQRWRNEIDQDVQDLKESIARINLSVEQMYCDPLLQQVPYRLHAVLVHEGQANAGHYWAYIYDQPRKSWLKYNDISVTESSWEELERDSFGGLKNASAYCLMYISDKVSRVAADKADGSEVGQFQKEVEALPPELRHYIQEDNWRLEREAEEWEEEQSCKIPQMEPSPASESQDLSSESGPDQSSVCEQSVRSLSSEHAMIAKEQTAKAIANTADAYEKNGVEAALCEAFHEEYSRLYLLAKETPTPQNDARLQHVLIYFLQNNAPQQVVERTLLEQFADKNLSYDERSISIMKVARAKLREIGPDDVDMEEYKRWHEDYSLFRKVSVYLLTGLELYQNGKYQESLTYLVYAYQSNTKLLLKGANRGVNESLIALYRRKCLLKLNEVAASLFVSCEEARVAEGIGILNDLIIPCMHLMNNFEISKEDLDAIEVMRNRWCSYLGREDMDAKLQVKLGELLPRLLDCSTEVIVLKEPPKIRPNSPYDLCSRFAAVMESIHGASTVAVQ; from the exons GAGTGCCAGATGCTTTTAAACCAGCTGAAAGAGATCACCGGAATTCAAGATTCGGCTTTCCTTCATGCGGCTCTAAAG GCCGCTAATGGAGACCTAATGGAAGCAGTCACCTTCCTGACGGAGGAGCACGCCCAGGAGCCGGCCCAGGACGCGGCTGCCGCAGAGCCGTCGGCTTGGGAAGGGAGCGCTGCGGGCAAGCAGCTCCCACAAA GTGTCGCTACTGCACTCGCCCCCAGCAACAAGGACGACCTCCGTGCAGTCGACGCCTTCGGACCACCGGAATCGCCAAAAGCTCAGGCTGTCGAAAGGGAGGCTGCTGCAAG ACCACAGGAAGCGCATTCTGCTGAAAGCAAAAATCGCTCCAAAAGGAAACGCTGCGAAGTCTGGGGAGAGAACCCCAAGCAGAATGACTGGAGGAGAGTGGGCGACTGGCCCGTTGGAATGAAAAACATTGGAAATACGTGTTGGTTTAGCGCTGTCATACAG tctCTGTTCCAGTTGCCGGAATTTCGGAGGCTGGTCCTTGGGTACTCCCTCCCACAAAACGTGCTTGAAGGTTGTCGTAGTCGCACT ggaaaaagaaacgTTGCGTTCATGCAAGAACTTCAGTGTCTGTTTGCTCTCATGCTGGGGACGCGCCGCAAGTTTGTAGACCCTTCCGCCGCGCTGGAACTCTTGAGGGACGCGTTTAGATCCGCTGAAGAACAGCAG CAAGATGTGAGTGAATTTACACACAAGCTACTGGACTGGCTGGAGGATGCGTTCCAGCTTGCTGTCGATGTCAA gaGCCCTGGGGACAAATCCGAGAACCCGATGGTACAACTCTTCTACGGGACGTTCTTGACTGAGGGTGTCCACGAGG TTCGTTTACGGGCCTTGTATCGTTTCCGTCACCCAGGCAACGCTTTTTCCAAGATCGAAGCCTTCGGTCAGTATCCCCTTCAGGTAAATGGTTATCGAAACTTGAGTGAGTGCTTGGAAGGAGCCATGGTGGAGGGAGAGATGGAGGAGGCGACGGCGTCTCGGTCGGTGAAGTATGGACAGGAG CGCTGGTTTACAAAACTCCCGCCGGTACTGACCTTTGAACTCTCCCGATTTGAGTTCAATCAGTCGCTGGGACAGCCAGAGAAAATTCACACCAGGCTAGAGTTTCCCCAGACTATTTATATGGACAG GTACCTCTACTGCAGTAAGGAGCTTATTCGGatgaagagagaagaaatgaagaGGTTGAAGGAGCAAATGGCGAttctgcagcagaagctggaaag GTACATGAAGTACGGCTCTGGCCCAGCCCGCTTTCCGCTGCCCGACATGCTCCAGTATGTTCTCGAATTCATCGCTACAAAGCCAGCTGTAGTTGTTTCTTCTGCTCAGGGCTCTCAGGCAGCGCTCCTGCAGTCCTACGCCGAGCCTCAAGTTCTGGACGTGCTTTCGCAGGCGGATGG CGCGCTAGAAAGGAAGGCTACTAGGACTGAAGACGCAGCTTTCTTCTCGGCAAACGCCTCGCCGCAGGAAGAATCGAGTGGGCCGCTCCAGCCCTCTGGTTCGCCAGCGGCGATGTCTGAACGCCCGGCTCCTCGCGTGGTTTCCGAGGAGGAGCTGAACCTCGTTCGGACGTGCCTGCAGCGATGGAGAAACGAGATCGACCAGGACGTGCAAG ATCTGAAGGAGTCTATTGCCAGAATCAACCTGTCCGTTGAGCAAATGTACTGCGACCCTCTCCTCCAACAG GTTCCCTATCGTCTGCACGCGGTCTTGGTACACGAAGGGCAAGCAAACGCTGGTCACTACTGGGCCTACATATACGACCAGCCTCGAAAAAGCTGGCTCAAATACAACGACATCTCAGTGACGGAATCATCCTGGGAAGAACTGGAGAGAGATTCATTCGGAGGCTTGAAGAACGCCAGTGCCTACTGCCTGATGTACATAAGCGATAAGGTGTCCCGCGTTGCTGCAG ACAAGGCTGATGGCTCAGAGGTTGGGCAGTTTCAGAAGGAGGTCGAAGCCTTGCCCCCAGAGCTGAGACATTACATCCAGGAGGACAACTGGCGACTCGAGCGGGAGGCCGAGGAGTGGGAGGAAGAGCAGTCGTGCAAGATTCCTCAGATGGAGCCTTCACCTGCTTCTGAATCACAGGACCTCTCTTCCGAGTCAGGACCAG ATCAGTCTTCGGTCTGTGAGCAGAGCGTGCGCTCTCTGTCCTCCGAGCACGCCATGATTGCCAAGGAGCAGACCGCCAAGGCCATCGCCAACACCGCCGATGCCTATGAAAAGAACGGCGTCGAGGCAGCTCTCTGCGAG GCGTTCCACGAGGAGTACTCCCGGCTCTACCTGCTTGCCAAAGAGACCCCGACCCCTCAGAACGACGCCCGGTTGCAGCACGTGCTCATTTACTTCCTGCAAAACAACGCCCCCCAGCAGGTGGTGGAGCGGACCCTTCTCGAGCAGTTTGCGGACAAGAACCTCAGCTACGATGAAAG GTCGATTAGCATTATGAAGGTAGCGCGAGCAAAGCTGAGAGAAATTGGTCCCGACGACGTGGATATGGAGGAGTACAAG AGGTGGCACGAGGACTACAGCCTTTTTCGCAAGGTGTCAGTTTACCTGCTGACGGGGCTGGAGCTGTACCAGAACGGGAA GTACCAGGAGTCGCTCACCTACCTGGTCTACGCCTACCAAAGCAACaccaagctgctgctgaagggagCCAACAGGGGAGTGAACGAGTCGCTGATCGCCCTGTACAGAAGGAAGTGTCTCCTG aaGCTGAACGAGGTGGCGGCGTCTCTGTTCGTAAGCTGTGAAGAAGCTCGTGTGGCAGAGGGCATTGGCATCCTGAACGACCTGATCATCCCCTGCATGCACCTCATGAACAACTTTGAGATCTCCAAAGAGGACCTGGATGCCATCGAGGTCATGAGGAACCGCTGGTGCTCCTATTTGGGACGAGAAGACATGGACG CAAAGCTGCAGGTGAAGCTGGGCGAGTTACTCCCCCGGCTCCTCGACTGCTCCACCGAGGTCATCGTTCTGAAAGAGCCCCCCAAGATCCGGCCCAACTCCCCCTACGACCTCTGCAGCCGCTTTGCAGCCGTGATGGAGTCCATTCACGGGGCCTCGACCGTGGCGGTGCAATAG
- the USP28 gene encoding ubiquitin carboxyl-terminal hydrolase 28 isoform X3, with amino-acid sequence MTAELQAPGGGGGAECQMLLNQLKEITGIQDSAFLHAALKAANGDLMEAVTFLTEEHAQEPAQDAAAAEPSAWEGSAAGKQLPQSVATALAPSNKDDLRAVDAFGPPESPKAQAVEREAAARPQEAHSAESKNRSKRKRCEVWGENPKQNDWRRVGDWPVGMKNIGNTCWFSAVIQSLFQLPEFRRLVLGYSLPQNVLEGCRSRTGKRNVAFMQELQCLFALMLGTRRKFVDPSAALELLRDAFRSAEEQQQDVSEFTHKLLDWLEDAFQLAVDVKSPGDKSENPMVQLFYGTFLTEGVHEGNAFSKIEAFGQYPLQVNGYRNLSECLEGAMVEGEMEEATASRSVKYGQERWFTKLPPVLTFELSRFEFNQSLGQPEKIHTRLEFPQTIYMDRYLYCSKELIRMKREEMKRLKEQMAILQQKLERYMKYGSGPARFPLPDMLQYVLEFIATKPAVVVSSAQGSQAALLQSYAEPQVLDVLSQADGALERKATRTEDAAFFSANASPQEESSGPLQPSGSPAAMSERPAPRVVSEEELNLVRTCLQRWRNEIDQDVQDLKESIARINLSVEQMYCDPLLQQVPYRLHAVLVHEGQANAGHYWAYIYDQPRKSWLKYNDISVTESSWEELERDSFGGLKNASAYCLMYISDKVSRVAADKADGSEVGQFQKEVEALPPELRHYIQEDNWRLEREAEEWEEEQSCKIPQMEPSPASESQDLSSESGPDQSSVCEQSVRSLSSEHAMIAKEQTAKAIANTADAYEKNGVEAALCEPGEVEPTKAQPGERALTVQAEQPQDAKETEAAAQTSSQVSEVEIPSVGKIPVRSDADGYNEEVMLSPAMQGVILAIAKARQTFDRDGSEAGLVKAFHEEYSRLYLLAKETPTPQNDARLQHVLIYFLQNNAPQQVVERTLLEQFADKNLSYDERSISIMKVARAKLREIGPDDVDMEEYKRWHEDYSLFRKVSVYLLTGLELYQNGKYQESLTYLVYAYQSNTKLLLKGANRGVNESLIALYRRKCLLKLNEVAASLFVSCEEARVAEGIGILNDLIIPCMHLMNNFEISKEDLDAIEVMRNRWCSYLGREDMDAKLQVKLGELLPRLLDCSTEVIVLKEPPKIRPNSPYDLCSRFAAVMESIHGASTVAVQ; translated from the exons GAGTGCCAGATGCTTTTAAACCAGCTGAAAGAGATCACCGGAATTCAAGATTCGGCTTTCCTTCATGCGGCTCTAAAG GCCGCTAATGGAGACCTAATGGAAGCAGTCACCTTCCTGACGGAGGAGCACGCCCAGGAGCCGGCCCAGGACGCGGCTGCCGCAGAGCCGTCGGCTTGGGAAGGGAGCGCTGCGGGCAAGCAGCTCCCACAAA GTGTCGCTACTGCACTCGCCCCCAGCAACAAGGACGACCTCCGTGCAGTCGACGCCTTCGGACCACCGGAATCGCCAAAAGCTCAGGCTGTCGAAAGGGAGGCTGCTGCAAG ACCACAGGAAGCGCATTCTGCTGAAAGCAAAAATCGCTCCAAAAGGAAACGCTGCGAAGTCTGGGGAGAGAACCCCAAGCAGAATGACTGGAGGAGAGTGGGCGACTGGCCCGTTGGAATGAAAAACATTGGAAATACGTGTTGGTTTAGCGCTGTCATACAG tctCTGTTCCAGTTGCCGGAATTTCGGAGGCTGGTCCTTGGGTACTCCCTCCCACAAAACGTGCTTGAAGGTTGTCGTAGTCGCACT ggaaaaagaaacgTTGCGTTCATGCAAGAACTTCAGTGTCTGTTTGCTCTCATGCTGGGGACGCGCCGCAAGTTTGTAGACCCTTCCGCCGCGCTGGAACTCTTGAGGGACGCGTTTAGATCCGCTGAAGAACAGCAG CAAGATGTGAGTGAATTTACACACAAGCTACTGGACTGGCTGGAGGATGCGTTCCAGCTTGCTGTCGATGTCAA gaGCCCTGGGGACAAATCCGAGAACCCGATGGTACAACTCTTCTACGGGACGTTCTTGACTGAGGGTGTCCACGAGG GCAACGCTTTTTCCAAGATCGAAGCCTTCGGTCAGTATCCCCTTCAGGTAAATGGTTATCGAAACTTGAGTGAGTGCTTGGAAGGAGCCATGGTGGAGGGAGAGATGGAGGAGGCGACGGCGTCTCGGTCGGTGAAGTATGGACAGGAG CGCTGGTTTACAAAACTCCCGCCGGTACTGACCTTTGAACTCTCCCGATTTGAGTTCAATCAGTCGCTGGGACAGCCAGAGAAAATTCACACCAGGCTAGAGTTTCCCCAGACTATTTATATGGACAG GTACCTCTACTGCAGTAAGGAGCTTATTCGGatgaagagagaagaaatgaagaGGTTGAAGGAGCAAATGGCGAttctgcagcagaagctggaaag GTACATGAAGTACGGCTCTGGCCCAGCCCGCTTTCCGCTGCCCGACATGCTCCAGTATGTTCTCGAATTCATCGCTACAAAGCCAGCTGTAGTTGTTTCTTCTGCTCAGGGCTCTCAGGCAGCGCTCCTGCAGTCCTACGCCGAGCCTCAAGTTCTGGACGTGCTTTCGCAGGCGGATGG CGCGCTAGAAAGGAAGGCTACTAGGACTGAAGACGCAGCTTTCTTCTCGGCAAACGCCTCGCCGCAGGAAGAATCGAGTGGGCCGCTCCAGCCCTCTGGTTCGCCAGCGGCGATGTCTGAACGCCCGGCTCCTCGCGTGGTTTCCGAGGAGGAGCTGAACCTCGTTCGGACGTGCCTGCAGCGATGGAGAAACGAGATCGACCAGGACGTGCAAG ATCTGAAGGAGTCTATTGCCAGAATCAACCTGTCCGTTGAGCAAATGTACTGCGACCCTCTCCTCCAACAG GTTCCCTATCGTCTGCACGCGGTCTTGGTACACGAAGGGCAAGCAAACGCTGGTCACTACTGGGCCTACATATACGACCAGCCTCGAAAAAGCTGGCTCAAATACAACGACATCTCAGTGACGGAATCATCCTGGGAAGAACTGGAGAGAGATTCATTCGGAGGCTTGAAGAACGCCAGTGCCTACTGCCTGATGTACATAAGCGATAAGGTGTCCCGCGTTGCTGCAG ACAAGGCTGATGGCTCAGAGGTTGGGCAGTTTCAGAAGGAGGTCGAAGCCTTGCCCCCAGAGCTGAGACATTACATCCAGGAGGACAACTGGCGACTCGAGCGGGAGGCCGAGGAGTGGGAGGAAGAGCAGTCGTGCAAGATTCCTCAGATGGAGCCTTCACCTGCTTCTGAATCACAGGACCTCTCTTCCGAGTCAGGACCAG ATCAGTCTTCGGTCTGTGAGCAGAGCGTGCGCTCTCTGTCCTCCGAGCACGCCATGATTGCCAAGGAGCAGACCGCCAAGGCCATCGCCAACACCGCCGATGCCTATGAAAAGAACGGCGTCGAGGCAGCTCTCTGCGAG ccTGGGGAGGTAGAGCCAACGAAGGCCCAACCGGGAGAAAGAGCACTTACAGTTCAGGCAGAGCAACCGCAGGACGCTAAGGAAACAGAGGCTGCTGCCCAGACTAGCTCGCAGGTCTCTGAAGTGGAAATCCCCAGTGTGGGGAAGATTCCCGTTAGATCCGATGCAGACGGATATAATGAGGAG GTGATGCTGAGTCCAGCCATGCAAGGTGTCATCCTGGCTATTGCAAAAGCCCGCCAGACCTTTGATCGAGACGGGTCTGAAGCAGGGCTTGTGAAG GCGTTCCACGAGGAGTACTCCCGGCTCTACCTGCTTGCCAAAGAGACCCCGACCCCTCAGAACGACGCCCGGTTGCAGCACGTGCTCATTTACTTCCTGCAAAACAACGCCCCCCAGCAGGTGGTGGAGCGGACCCTTCTCGAGCAGTTTGCGGACAAGAACCTCAGCTACGATGAAAG GTCGATTAGCATTATGAAGGTAGCGCGAGCAAAGCTGAGAGAAATTGGTCCCGACGACGTGGATATGGAGGAGTACAAG AGGTGGCACGAGGACTACAGCCTTTTTCGCAAGGTGTCAGTTTACCTGCTGACGGGGCTGGAGCTGTACCAGAACGGGAA GTACCAGGAGTCGCTCACCTACCTGGTCTACGCCTACCAAAGCAACaccaagctgctgctgaagggagCCAACAGGGGAGTGAACGAGTCGCTGATCGCCCTGTACAGAAGGAAGTGTCTCCTG aaGCTGAACGAGGTGGCGGCGTCTCTGTTCGTAAGCTGTGAAGAAGCTCGTGTGGCAGAGGGCATTGGCATCCTGAACGACCTGATCATCCCCTGCATGCACCTCATGAACAACTTTGAGATCTCCAAAGAGGACCTGGATGCCATCGAGGTCATGAGGAACCGCTGGTGCTCCTATTTGGGACGAGAAGACATGGACG CAAAGCTGCAGGTGAAGCTGGGCGAGTTACTCCCCCGGCTCCTCGACTGCTCCACCGAGGTCATCGTTCTGAAAGAGCCCCCCAAGATCCGGCCCAACTCCCCCTACGACCTCTGCAGCCGCTTTGCAGCCGTGATGGAGTCCATTCACGGGGCCTCGACCGTGGCGGTGCAATAG